A stretch of DNA from Micromonospora sp. WMMD1155:
GATGACCGACGCCACGGGTAGGGCGACGAACACCGAGACCGTGGGCAGCACCACGCTGAGCTTCATCCGGGACATCGACTTCCTGGAGGTCAGCAAGGTCGGCGCGGTGATCATCTTCATCTTCGTGGTGATGGCCGCGACGAACGGCGTGAACCTCACCGACGGTCTGGACGGTCTGGCCACCGGCGCGTCGGTCATGGTGCTCGCCGCGTACGCGCTTATCGCGTTCTGGCAGTACCGGCACTGGTGCGCCGACCCGAGCTACACCCAGCCGTACTGCTACGAGGTCCGCGACCCGCTGGAGATCGCGCTGATAGCCGGGGCGGCGGCCGGGGCCTGTGTGGGCTTCCTGTGGTGGAACACGTCCCCGGCGCGGATCTTCATGGGTGACACCGGAGCGTTGGGGCTGGGCGGCCTGATCGCCGGCATGGCGATGTCCACCCGCACCATCCTGCTGCTGCCGATCATCGGTGGGCTCTTCGTGATCATCACGATGTCCGTGGTGATCCAGATCATCTCCTTCAAGACCACCGGCAAACGGGTCTTCCGGATGTCTCCGCTTCAGCACCACTTCGAGTTGGCCGGCTGGAGCGAGGTCAACATCGTGGTGCGTTTCTGGATCATCGCGGGAATCGGCGTGGCCATCGCCCTGGGCCTGTTCTACAGCGAGTTCCTGGCCAACATGACCTGACCCGCACCCCGGCCTCCCGCCGATCCCCGACCCTCGGCCCCGCCCCGGACGCCCCGGCGCCCGGGGCTGCGCCTGCCCAAGATCCGCGCAACGTCGGCGACGTTGCTGTCTCGGCGTGCTCTGAGGCGGCAATTTCCCCGATGTCGTGCGGATCTTCGCGGTCCGACACGCCGGGGGTCTCGTTGTGGGCTCGCCGGGCGTGGCTAGCGGTGATGATGTCGGGGTGGGGGAGGAACCAGGCACCGACGACAGGACAACCAACCGACCGCGACGGTCAGCGGCCTCGGCACGTACCGCGGAGGCCGGGGCGCCGCCGGACGACGCCCGCGGCCCGGAACCGGGCGGGGCGCCACGCACGGCGGAACCGCCACCGGCGGTGCCGCTGCGCGGGCTGGACGGGGCCGCCGGGCTCGCCGCGTTGCGCGGCCTGCTGGACCGGCCGCTCGCCTCCTACTACCTGCTGCTGTCCTGTGCCGGCCTGCTGCTGCTGATCGGGTTGACCATGGTCTTCTCGGCGACCAGCGTGAAGGACTACGCCGAGGACGGCAACGCCTCGGCGTCGGTGACCAAGCAGGCCATCTTCGCGGTGATCGGCATCGGGGCGTTCTGGGCCTGCCAACGGCTGCCCGCCAGCACCTACCGGTCGCTGGGCCGGCCGCTGCTGTTCGCCTCGATCGGGCTGTTGCTCCTGCTCAACCTGCTGCTCGCCTACGCCCGGCTGACCCACCAGGACTCCGCCCGGATCGGCCCGATCGAGGCGCGGCTGCTCTGGCTGTTCATCGGCGGAATCCAGGTGCAGCCCTCGGAGCTGGCCAAGTTCGCGCTGGTGTTGTGGGGCGCGCACCTGATCGCCCGCAAGGGTGCCGCGTTGGGTTGGTGGCGGGAGTTGGCCACCCCGCTCTTCCCGGTGATGGGCCTGCTCTTCGTGCTTGTCGGTTACAACGACGTCGGCACGATGCTCTGCCTGCTCGCCCTGGTGGTGGGGCTGCTCTGGGCCGCCGGCGTCCGGATGCGGGTCTTCGGCGTGCTGACCGTGGTCGGGCTGCTCGGTGTCGGCCTGCTCGTCGCGGTGGCCTCGCTCGGTGCCGGCTCCGGCGAGCGCGGCGCGGACAACTACCGCCTCGCCCGGCTGGCCATGTTCTTCAGCCCGCCGGACCCGGAGACCTGCAAGCTCGACGGGTGCCTCCAGTTCTACCAGGGGCGGCTGGCCATCGAGCACGGCGGCTGGTTCGGCGTCGGGTTGGGCAAGGGCAGCCTGAAGTGGGACTGGCTGCCCGAGGCGCACAACGACTTCATCTTCGCGATCATCGCCGAGGAGTTGGGCGTGATCGGCTGTGCGGTGGTGCTCGCCCTGTTCGCCGTCCTCGCGTACACCGGGTTGCGGATCGCCCGCCGGGTCGACGACCCGTTCCGGCGGCTCGCCGCCGCCGCGGTGACCACCTGGCTGGTCAGCCAAGCCGTGATCAACATCGGTGGGGTGGTCGGGCTGCTGCCGATCACCGGCCTGCCGCTGCCGTTCATCTCCGACGGCGGAAGTGCCCTGGTGGTGACGTTGGCGGGCATCGGCATGCTGGCGTCCTTCGCCCGCGCCGAACCCGATGCGGCCAGAGCACTGCATGCCCGTCCGCCGGCCCGGTGGGTCCGACTACTCTGGGCCCCGTTGCCGCCGCTTCCCGGCCGGCGCCGCCGACCGGCGACGCCACCGGCGGCCCGAGGGCCCGTGCCCCGGTCGCGGGAGCGACGGAAGGACGACCAGGCCGCACCGCGCGGTGTCCGGCAGGGCCGGAGCCGTCAGGGTACGGCGAGCGAGAGGAGACGCTGATGGGTCCGCTGCGTTCGGTGGTGCTCGCGGGAGGTGGCACCGGGGGGCACGTCTACCCGCTGCTCGCCTTCGCCGACTGCCTGCGCCGACACGACCCGGGCGTCCGGATCACCTGCCTCGGCACACCACGCGGCATGGAGAACGACCTGATCCCGCCACAGGGCTACGATCTGCGGCCGATCCCGGCGTACCAGCTGCCCCGGTCGGTCAACATGAACCTGGTCCGTACCCCGGGCCGGATGTGGACCGCGGCGCGCGCCGCGGGCAAGGTGATCGACGAGGTGAAGGCCGACGTGGTCGTCGGCTTCGGCGGGTACGTCTCGGTGCCGGCCTACCTGGCCGCCTGGCGTCGGGAGATGCCCATGGTGATCCACGAGGTGAACGTGCCGCCGGGCGTGGCCAACCGGCTCGGAATGAAGTTCACCAAGAACGTCGCCGTCGGCTTCCCGCACCAGCCGAGCCAGGCCGAGTCGCTGCGCGACGCCACCATCGTCGGGGTGCCGCTGCGCCGCAGCATCGCCGCACTGGACCGGTACGCGCTTCGCAACGCCGCCCGCGCCCACTTCGGGCTCCGCCCGGACCTGCCGGTGCTCTTCGTCTCCGGCGGCTCGTCGGGCGCCCGCTCGATCAACCTGGCGGTGTCCGGGGCGGCCAAGGAGTTGGCCCGCAACGGCGTGCAGGTGCTGCACGTGATGGGCGCCCGCAACGAGCCGGTGCCGATCCCCACCGACCTGCCCGTGCCGTACGTGACCCTGCCGTACCTGTCCGAGATGGAGCTGGGCTACGCCGCGGCCGACCTGATGCTGGCCCGGGGCGGCGCGATGACCGTCGCCGAGGTCTCCGCGATCGGGCTGCCGACGATCTACGTGCCGTACCCGCACAGCAACCAGGAGCAGCGGCGCAACGCCCTGCCCGTGGTGGAGGCCGGCGGCGGGATCCTGGTCGACGACGCCGAACTCACCCCGGACTGGCTGGAGCGCACCGTCATCCCGCTCATCCGCGACCCGCAGCGGTTGCAGGGGATGGGCGCCGCCGCGGCGAGGTACGGGCGACGGGACGGTGACGAGGCGCTGCGCTCCTTCGTGCTGCAGGCGGTGGCTCGATGACCGCGCAGTTCACCCCGGCCGGCACGCTCACCGCCGAGGATCTGGGCACGGTCCATCTGATCGGGGTCGGTGGGGTGGGCATGCTCGGCGTGGCCCGGCTGCTGCTCACCCGGGGCATCCGGGTGTCCGGCAGCGATCTGCGGGAGTGGCCCTCGCTCGCCGGGCTGCGGGCGCTCGGCGGCACCATCTACCTCAGCCACGAGACGACCAACCTCGACGGCGTCGACACCGTCGTCTACTCCTCGGCCATCCCGCAGGACCACCTGGAGCTGGTCGAGGCGCGTCGGCGCGGCCTGCGGGTGCTGCACCGCTCCGAGGCGTTGGCCGCGGCGATGACCGGTCGCCGGGCGATCGCGGTGGCCGGCACGCACGGGAAGACCACCACCACGTCGATGGTGACGATGGTGTTGCAGCAGGCCGGGGTGGACCCGTCCTTCGTGATCGGCGGCGAGATCTCCGAGGTCGGCTCGGGCGCCCACCACGGCACCGGCGAGCACTTCGTGGTCGAGGCGGACGAGAGCGACCGCTCGTTCCTGATCTACCGCCCGTACGTCTCGATCATCACCAACGTCGAGGCGGACCACCTGAACACCTACGGCGACTACGCGACGCTGGAGGCGGCGTTCGTCGAGTTCGCGCGCCTCACCGACCCGGCCGGGTTCATCATCACCTGCGCCGACGACGCGGGCGGTCGACGGCTGGCCGAGAGCCTTCGCGCCGAGGGGCGGCGGGTGTTCACCTACGGCGAGGCCGCCGACGCCGACCTGCGGTTGACCGAGATCTCCTCCTCGGCGCGTGGGGTGCGCTACCTGGCCGCCATCGACGGCCGGTCGCTGGGCGAGTTCCGGCTGCCGGTGCCGGGGCGGCACATGGGGCTCAACAGCGCCTCCGCGGTGCTGGCCGCGTACCTCCTGGAGTTGCCCCTGGAGGCGGCGGAGGCCGCGCTGGCGGTCTTTCCCGGGGTGCGACGGCGCTTCGAGCGCAAGGGTGTCGCGGACGGCGTGCTGGTCTACGACGAGTACGCCTACCATCCGACGTCGATGACGCTGGCGTTGCAGACGCTGCGCGAGGTGGCCGGGGACGGGCGGTTGATCGTCGTCTTCCAGCCGTACCGGCTGTACCGCACCCGCGACAACCAGGCGGAGATCGCGGAGGCCCTCGCCATCGCCGACGAGGTGGTCCTGCTGGAGGTCTTCGGGCCGGGCGAGCTGCGCCAGCCCGGCGAGGGCTCGGCGGCGCTGATCGCGGCGGTGGACCTGCCCGCCGACCGCAAGGTCTTCGTCGACTCGTGGGAGGCCGCGCCGGTCGAGGTGGCCCGTCGGGCCCGCCCGGGGGACGTGGTGGTGACCATGGGTGCCCCGCCGATCTCGCTGATGGGCGACGAGTTGCTGGCCGCGCTGGGGGAGCGGCCGGCCGGCTCCGCGACGGTCGACCCGGTGGGCGCCGCCCCGGTGCTCGGTGATCCGGTGCCGGGTGGGGCCACGGCCGGCGGCGACGGTGCGGCCCTCGGTGGCACCGCCGCCCCCGGCGGCACTGCGCCCACGGCCGGATGAGTCCCGGGCCGGCCCGAGGGCGGACCAGCGCCGGCGACGGCGGCGTACCGCGCCGTGGTCCGGCCCGGCGTTGGCAACTCGTCCGGGCCGGTCGGGACGCCGTTCCGCCCTCGACCCGCCGGTTCATGGCCCGGGCCCGGCAGCGCCGGATGCGCGCCGCACTGCCCTGGGCGGTGGCCGCCGGGGTGCTGGCGCTGGCCGGGCTGGTCGCCTGGACGGTGCTCGGCACCGGGCTGTTCGGTGTGCGGGAGGTACGGGTCGAGGGTGCCGATCTGGTGACCCCGGTGCAGGTTCACGACGCGGTGGCGGTGCCGGACGGGGTGCCGCTGGCCCGGGTGGACCTGGCCGCCGCCGCCCGTCGCGTCGGCGCGCTGGCCCCGGTGGAGCGGGCCACCGTGTCCCGGGACTGGCCCGGCACG
This window harbors:
- the mraY gene encoding phospho-N-acetylmuramoyl-pentapeptide-transferase, encoding MRAVIVAVGVAFIVSLFCTPIAIKVFTRLKAGQPIRAEGPAMHQGKKGTPTMGGVVFILATVIAYVAGHLALTTLPDAQIAQVEPTITALVLLGLMVFSGAVGFIDDFLKVRKRNSAGLNKRGKLLGQILVGAVFGVIALWFPSTMTDATGRATNTETVGSTTLSFIRDIDFLEVSKVGAVIIFIFVVMAATNGVNLTDGLDGLATGASVMVLAAYALIAFWQYRHWCADPSYTQPYCYEVRDPLEIALIAGAAAGACVGFLWWNTSPARIFMGDTGALGLGGLIAGMAMSTRTILLLPIIGGLFVIITMSVVIQIISFKTTGKRVFRMSPLQHHFELAGWSEVNIVVRFWIIAGIGVAIALGLFYSEFLANMT
- a CDS encoding putative peptidoglycan glycosyltransferase FtsW — encoded protein: MPLRGLDGAAGLAALRGLLDRPLASYYLLLSCAGLLLLIGLTMVFSATSVKDYAEDGNASASVTKQAIFAVIGIGAFWACQRLPASTYRSLGRPLLFASIGLLLLLNLLLAYARLTHQDSARIGPIEARLLWLFIGGIQVQPSELAKFALVLWGAHLIARKGAALGWWRELATPLFPVMGLLFVLVGYNDVGTMLCLLALVVGLLWAAGVRMRVFGVLTVVGLLGVGLLVAVASLGAGSGERGADNYRLARLAMFFSPPDPETCKLDGCLQFYQGRLAIEHGGWFGVGLGKGSLKWDWLPEAHNDFIFAIIAEELGVIGCAVVLALFAVLAYTGLRIARRVDDPFRRLAAAAVTTWLVSQAVINIGGVVGLLPITGLPLPFISDGGSALVVTLAGIGMLASFARAEPDAARALHARPPARWVRLLWAPLPPLPGRRRRPATPPAARGPVPRSRERRKDDQAAPRGVRQGRSRQGTASERRR
- the murG gene encoding undecaprenyldiphospho-muramoylpentapeptide beta-N-acetylglucosaminyltransferase → MGPLRSVVLAGGGTGGHVYPLLAFADCLRRHDPGVRITCLGTPRGMENDLIPPQGYDLRPIPAYQLPRSVNMNLVRTPGRMWTAARAAGKVIDEVKADVVVGFGGYVSVPAYLAAWRREMPMVIHEVNVPPGVANRLGMKFTKNVAVGFPHQPSQAESLRDATIVGVPLRRSIAALDRYALRNAARAHFGLRPDLPVLFVSGGSSGARSINLAVSGAAKELARNGVQVLHVMGARNEPVPIPTDLPVPYVTLPYLSEMELGYAAADLMLARGGAMTVAEVSAIGLPTIYVPYPHSNQEQRRNALPVVEAGGGILVDDAELTPDWLERTVIPLIRDPQRLQGMGAAAARYGRRDGDEALRSFVLQAVAR
- the murC gene encoding UDP-N-acetylmuramate--L-alanine ligase; the encoded protein is MTAQFTPAGTLTAEDLGTVHLIGVGGVGMLGVARLLLTRGIRVSGSDLREWPSLAGLRALGGTIYLSHETTNLDGVDTVVYSSAIPQDHLELVEARRRGLRVLHRSEALAAAMTGRRAIAVAGTHGKTTTTSMVTMVLQQAGVDPSFVIGGEISEVGSGAHHGTGEHFVVEADESDRSFLIYRPYVSIITNVEADHLNTYGDYATLEAAFVEFARLTDPAGFIITCADDAGGRRLAESLRAEGRRVFTYGEAADADLRLTEISSSARGVRYLAAIDGRSLGEFRLPVPGRHMGLNSASAVLAAYLLELPLEAAEAALAVFPGVRRRFERKGVADGVLVYDEYAYHPTSMTLALQTLREVAGDGRLIVVFQPYRLYRTRDNQAEIAEALAIADEVVLLEVFGPGELRQPGEGSAALIAAVDLPADRKVFVDSWEAAPVEVARRARPGDVVVTMGAPPISLMGDELLAALGERPAGSATVDPVGAAPVLGDPVPGGATAGGDGAALGGTAAPGGTAPTAG
- a CDS encoding FtsQ-type POTRA domain-containing protein, with protein sequence MSPGPARGRTSAGDGGVPRRGPARRWQLVRAGRDAVPPSTRRFMARARQRRMRAALPWAVAAGVLALAGLVAWTVLGTGLFGVREVRVEGADLVTPVQVHDAVAVPDGVPLARVDLAAAARRVGALAPVERATVSRDWPGTLVVRVTERTPVAAVPQGQGFALIDRSGVAFRTVDRRPAELPQVTVGRPAADDPGTRAGLEVLVALTPQLRAEVVDVNVEGLARITLRLKGDRTVVWGDATRGTDKARVATALLDQDADRIDVSAPDVVTFR